Part of the Pseudarthrobacter sp. NBSH8 genome is shown below.
TTGAAAGCTTCAATGAGCTCTTCGTTGGTGAGCTTCGCCATGGTGTGGCGTCCTTCCTATAGGTGGTGCTTGGCGGCCTGGGCCATTGCCTTCACACCGGAGTCTGGTGGGTGAAGAAGAACTAGTTCTCTTCGGCAGCGGGTGCTTCGGCGGGAGCCTCAGCAGCTGCTTCGGGGGCTTCGTCTGCGGCCGGAGCTTCTTCCGCGGCGGGAGCCTCGGCTGCTGCCGGTGAACCGTTCGCTTCTTCGAGCTTGAGGCGCAGTGCGTCAATGGTGCGTGCAGCGGCGGCGGCAGGAGCCTTGAGGATGCCTGCAACCTTTGCGAGCTGCAGCTCGCGGGACTCGAGTGCTGCCAGGGCAGCGACTTCGCTCGCGTTCAGTGCCTTGCCCTCGAAGTAACCGGTCTTGATGACCAGCTGCTTGTTGGCCTTGGCAAAATCCGTCAGGCTCTTGGCAGCGGCAACTGCGTCACCCTTGATGAACGCGATTGCAGTGGGGCCGGAGAGCTGGTCGTTGAATGCTTCGACACCAGCTTCCTTGGCTGCAATTGCGGTC
Proteins encoded:
- the rplJ gene encoding 50S ribosomal protein L10; this encodes MATPTKVSAVAEITNDFKESNAAVLTEYRGLTVAQLKQLRVSLGQDTKFSVVKNTLTAIAAKEAGVEAFNDQLSGPTAIAFIKGDAVAAAKSLTDFAKANKQLVIKTGYFEGKALNASEVAALAALESRELQLAKVAGILKAPAAAAARTIDALRLKLEEANGSPAAAEAPAAEEAPAADEAPEAAAEAPAEAPAAEEN